In one Streptomyces sp. NBC_01241 genomic region, the following are encoded:
- a CDS encoding ferredoxin--NADP reductase, translating to MTPPGPLTVRVVEVIRETSDAHSLVLEPADGAHDKFRYKPGQFLTVKVPSDREGGAARCYSLCSSPLRDEKLKVTVKRTVNGYGSNWICDNVVEGDTLEVLRPAGTFTPDSLDEDFLLLAAGSGITPVMSILTSCLHGGSGSATLIYANRDENSVIFRDELATLAREYGGRLTVIHWLESVQGLPAGPGLRALAEPYAGRQAFICGPGPFMDLAATTLSDLGVPPGRVHVERFTSLTNDPFAAPQTVADPTGPSGTVEVELDARTTTVPWPQGSKLLDVLLAAGLDAPFSCREGSCSACACVLTEGEVVMERNEVLDEQDLADGLILSCQALPVSERIKVTYDG from the coding sequence GTGACACCGCCCGGCCCGCTCACCGTCCGCGTCGTCGAAGTCATCCGCGAGACGTCCGACGCCCACTCGCTCGTCCTGGAACCCGCCGACGGGGCGCACGACAAGTTCCGCTACAAGCCCGGCCAGTTCCTCACCGTCAAGGTGCCCTCCGACCGCGAGGGCGGGGCCGCCCGCTGCTACTCGCTGTGCAGCTCCCCGCTGCGCGACGAGAAGCTGAAGGTCACCGTCAAACGCACGGTGAACGGATACGGCTCCAACTGGATCTGCGACAACGTCGTCGAAGGCGACACCCTGGAAGTGCTGCGCCCCGCGGGCACCTTCACCCCGGACTCGCTGGACGAGGACTTCCTGCTCCTCGCCGCGGGCAGCGGGATCACGCCCGTGATGTCGATCCTCACCTCCTGCCTGCACGGCGGGAGCGGATCCGCCACCCTGATCTACGCCAACCGGGACGAGAACTCCGTCATCTTCCGTGACGAACTCGCCACACTGGCCCGGGAGTACGGCGGCCGACTGACGGTCATCCACTGGCTGGAGTCCGTACAGGGCCTGCCGGCGGGTCCCGGTCTGCGGGCGCTGGCCGAGCCGTACGCCGGACGCCAGGCGTTCATCTGCGGCCCGGGTCCCTTCATGGACCTCGCCGCCACGACGCTCAGCGACCTCGGTGTGCCGCCGGGGCGCGTGCACGTCGAACGGTTCACCTCCCTGACCAACGATCCGTTCGCCGCCCCGCAGACCGTCGCCGACCCCACGGGCCCGTCCGGCACGGTGGAGGTCGAGCTCGACGCGCGGACCACGACCGTGCCCTGGCCCCAGGGCAGCAAGCTGCTCGACGTGCTCCTCGCGGCAGGCCTGGACGCGCCGTTCTCCTGCCGGGAGGGCAGCTGCAGCGCGTGCGCCTGTGTGCTGACCGAGGGCGAGGTGGTCATGGAGCGCAACGAGGTCCTCGACGAGCAGGACCTCGCCGACGGACTCATCCTCTCCTGCCAGGCGCTCCCGGTCAGCGAACGCATCAAGGTCACCTACGACGGGTGA
- a CDS encoding acetaldehyde dehydrogenase (acetylating), protein MTKATAAIVGSGNIGTDLMYKLLRSAVIEPRWLIGIDPQSPGLKRAAEEGLLASAEGVDRLLAQDERPDLVFEATSAYVHKVNAPKYAELGIQAVDLTPAALGPAVVPAVNLGEHLDAPNVSLITCGGQATIPVVHAVSRVTEVAYAEIVASVASPSAGPGTRANIDEFTITTSRGIETIGGAAKGKAIIILNPAEPPMLMRDTVFCSIPADADRAAITASIHEIVGQVASYVPGYRLRAEPQFDEPTEVSGGLARVAVFLEVEGAGDFLPPYSGNLDIMTAAATEVGEGFARRIVSQRAGS, encoded by the coding sequence GTGACCAAGGCGACCGCCGCGATCGTCGGCTCCGGAAACATCGGAACCGACCTGATGTACAAACTGCTCCGGTCCGCAGTGATAGAGCCACGCTGGTTGATCGGGATCGACCCGCAGAGCCCCGGCCTCAAGCGGGCGGCCGAGGAGGGCCTGCTCGCCAGTGCCGAGGGCGTGGACCGGCTGCTCGCCCAGGACGAGCGCCCGGACCTGGTCTTCGAGGCCACCTCGGCGTACGTGCACAAGGTGAACGCCCCCAAATACGCCGAACTCGGCATCCAGGCCGTCGACCTGACGCCCGCCGCGCTGGGCCCCGCCGTCGTCCCGGCCGTCAACCTGGGCGAACATCTGGACGCGCCCAACGTCAGCCTGATCACCTGCGGGGGACAGGCCACCATTCCCGTGGTCCACGCCGTCTCCCGGGTCACCGAGGTGGCCTACGCGGAGATCGTGGCCAGTGTCGCCTCGCCGTCCGCCGGTCCGGGGACCCGGGCCAACATCGACGAGTTCACGATCACCACCAGCCGGGGCATCGAGACCATCGGCGGCGCGGCCAAGGGCAAGGCCATCATCATCCTCAACCCGGCCGAACCGCCCATGCTGATGCGGGACACGGTCTTCTGTTCCATCCCGGCCGACGCCGACCGTGCCGCGATCACCGCGTCGATCCACGAGATCGTCGGACAGGTCGCGTCGTACGTACCCGGCTACCGGCTGCGCGCCGAGCCGCAGTTCGACGAGCCGACCGAGGTGAGCGGTGGCCTCGCCCGTGTCGCGGTGTTCCTCGAAGTGGAGGGCGCGGGGGACTTCCTGCCGCCCTACTCCGGGAACCTCGACATCATGACCGCCGCGGCCACCGAGGTCGGTGAGGGCTTCGCCCGGCGGATCGTCTCCCAGCGCGCCGGATCCTGA
- the dmpG gene encoding 4-hydroxy-2-oxovalerate aldolase produces the protein MPYSADLDIRVTDSSLRDGSHAKQHQFTIEHVRSIVGALDEAGVPVIEVTHGDGLGGSSFNYGFSHTPEQELIKAAVQTARRAKIAFLMLPGLGVQDDIREAADNGAAVCRIATHCTEADIAVQHFGLARDLGLETVGFLMMSHSQSPEVLARQARIMADAGCQCVYVVDSAGALVMEQTSDRIAALVAELGDDAQVGFHGHENLGLGVANSVLAVRAGAQQIDGSTRRFGAGAGNTPVEAFAAVAEKLGIRTGIDTRKIIDAAEDVVRPVMDGECLLDRMSLTMGYAGVYSSFLKHADRQAAKYGVSGAEILLEAGRRKLVGGQEDQLIEIAVALAENASARK, from the coding sequence ATGCCCTACAGCGCCGACCTCGACATCCGCGTCACCGACTCGTCCCTGAGAGACGGATCGCACGCCAAGCAGCACCAGTTCACCATCGAGCACGTCCGGTCGATCGTCGGGGCGCTCGACGAGGCCGGGGTCCCGGTCATCGAGGTGACCCACGGCGACGGCCTCGGCGGCTCGTCGTTCAACTACGGCTTCAGCCACACGCCGGAGCAGGAGCTGATCAAGGCGGCCGTGCAGACCGCCCGCCGGGCGAAGATCGCGTTTCTGATGCTGCCCGGTCTCGGCGTCCAGGACGACATCCGCGAGGCGGCCGACAACGGTGCCGCCGTCTGCCGGATCGCCACCCACTGCACCGAGGCCGACATCGCGGTCCAGCACTTCGGGCTGGCCCGCGATCTGGGCCTGGAGACCGTCGGCTTCCTGATGATGTCGCACAGCCAGTCCCCGGAGGTGCTCGCCCGGCAGGCCCGGATCATGGCCGACGCCGGCTGCCAGTGCGTGTACGTCGTCGACTCCGCCGGAGCGCTGGTCATGGAGCAGACCAGCGACCGGATCGCGGCGCTCGTCGCCGAACTCGGCGACGACGCGCAGGTCGGCTTCCACGGCCACGAGAACCTGGGACTCGGCGTCGCCAACTCCGTGCTCGCCGTGCGGGCCGGCGCACAGCAGATCGACGGCTCGACCCGCCGCTTCGGCGCGGGCGCGGGCAACACCCCGGTCGAGGCCTTCGCCGCGGTCGCGGAGAAGCTCGGTATCCGTACCGGAATCGACACCCGGAAGATCATCGACGCCGCCGAGGACGTCGTACGGCCGGTCATGGACGGCGAGTGCCTCCTCGACCGGATGTCGCTGACCATGGGGTACGCCGGGGTCTACTCCAGCTTCCTCAAGCACGCCGACCGGCAGGCCGCGAAGTACGGCGTGTCCGGCGCCGAAATCCTCCTGGAGGCCGGCCGCCGCAAGCTCGTCGGGGGCCAGGAGGACCAGCTCATCGAAATCGCCGTCGCCCTCGCCGAGAACGCCTCCGCACGGAAGTGA
- a CDS encoding acyl-CoA dehydrogenase family protein yields the protein MPNPVLDAITERAEEIRALGPANESLGRLDDQTAKVLRETGAIRMLQPKTYGGLELHPREFAETIMRIAACDGATGWVAGVVGVHPWEMAMADPRVQEEVWGEDNDTWIASPYAPMGVLRPVDGGYVFNGHWQFSSGTDHCDWIFLGAFLADQDGNRLNPPRSVHVVLPRSDYEIVEDSWDVVGLRGTGSKDIVVKDAFVPEYRVIEYSKVVDGTLAKEAGLTNPTYRLPFSAAFPLGITAAVIGICEGALAHHMAYQRHRVQITGTAVKDDPYVLYAVSEAAAEIAASRSALLDNISQLHDMVAAGREVTFDRRAVGRRTQARAAWRAVRAVDEIVARSGGNAMRMDNPIQRFWRDAHTGLAHAIHVPGSVFHAAALTQLDIEPPHGPMRSMI from the coding sequence ATGCCCAATCCGGTACTTGACGCGATCACCGAGCGTGCGGAGGAGATCCGTGCGCTGGGACCGGCGAACGAGTCGCTCGGCCGACTGGACGACCAGACGGCCAAGGTGCTGCGGGAGACCGGGGCGATCCGGATGCTCCAGCCGAAGACGTACGGCGGCCTGGAACTGCACCCGCGCGAGTTCGCCGAGACCATCATGCGGATCGCCGCCTGCGACGGCGCGACCGGCTGGGTCGCCGGGGTCGTCGGCGTCCACCCGTGGGAAATGGCGATGGCCGACCCCCGGGTCCAGGAGGAGGTGTGGGGCGAGGACAACGACACCTGGATCGCCTCTCCCTACGCGCCGATGGGGGTGCTCCGCCCCGTGGACGGGGGTTACGTCTTCAACGGCCACTGGCAGTTCTCCTCCGGCACCGACCACTGCGACTGGATCTTCCTCGGCGCGTTCCTGGCCGACCAGGACGGCAACAGGCTGAACCCCCCGCGGTCGGTGCACGTCGTCCTGCCGCGCTCGGACTACGAGATCGTCGAGGACTCGTGGGACGTGGTCGGCCTGCGCGGCACCGGCAGCAAGGACATCGTCGTCAAGGACGCGTTCGTCCCGGAGTACCGGGTCATCGAGTACTCCAAGGTGGTGGACGGCACCCTGGCGAAGGAGGCCGGGCTGACCAACCCCACGTACCGCCTGCCGTTCTCCGCCGCCTTCCCGCTCGGCATCACCGCGGCCGTCATCGGCATCTGCGAGGGGGCCCTGGCCCATCACATGGCCTATCAGCGCCACCGCGTCCAGATCACCGGCACGGCCGTCAAGGACGACCCGTACGTCCTCTACGCCGTCAGTGAGGCGGCGGCGGAGATCGCGGCCTCGCGCTCGGCGCTGCTGGACAACATCTCGCAGCTCCACGACATGGTGGCGGCCGGCCGGGAGGTCACCTTCGACCGCAGGGCCGTGGGCCGGCGTACCCAGGCCCGGGCGGCGTGGCGCGCGGTGCGGGCCGTCGACGAGATCGTCGCGCGCTCCGGCGGGAACGCCATGCGGATGGACAACCCGATCCAGCGCTTCTGGCGCGATGCCCACACCGGCCTCGCCCACGCCATCCACGTGCCCGGTTCGGTCTTCCACGCCGCCGCACTGACGCAGCTCGACATCGAGCCGCCGCACGGACCGATGCGCTCGATGATCTGA